From Woronichinia naegeliana WA131, the proteins below share one genomic window:
- a CDS encoding molybdenum cofactor guanylyltransferase yields the protein MTIFPLVDLTAIILAGGQSSRMGQDKALLSRNGIPLLTRICQVAQSVAPTVYVVTPWVERYQMVVPEDCHLLPECWPPDCQRSPGPLWGFSQALPFCQTTWVLLLACDLPCLTVADLQTISQYLISFIPISATTMAILPRSNQGWEPLCGFYRTACGAELTQFLNQGGRSFQQWLSQQSVAELPTSHRRFLFNCNTPEDWLRLE from the coding sequence ATGACAATTTTTCCTTTGGTTGACCTTACTGCTATTATCCTTGCTGGCGGACAAAGTTCACGGATGGGGCAAGATAAAGCCCTACTTAGCCGTAATGGGATACCTCTATTGACCCGTATTTGTCAAGTTGCTCAGTCCGTTGCTCCAACTGTTTATGTGGTTACGCCCTGGGTTGAACGTTATCAAATGGTTGTGCCAGAAGATTGTCATCTTTTGCCCGAATGTTGGCCCCCCGATTGTCAGCGATCGCCGGGGCCCCTATGGGGATTTAGTCAGGCCTTACCCTTCTGTCAAACCACCTGGGTATTATTATTAGCCTGTGATTTGCCCTGTTTAACCGTGGCGGATCTGCAAACTATAAGCCAATATTTAATCTCTTTCATCCCTATTTCTGCAACGACAATGGCAATCTTGCCCCGTTCAAACCAGGGCTGGGAACCCCTCTGTGGCTTTTATCGAACAGCTTGTGGAGCAGAGTTAACCCAGTTTCTAAATCAGGGAGGACGTTCTTTTCAGCAATGGTTGAGTCAACAGTCTGTGGCAGAATTACCAACCAGTCATCGCCGTTTTTTATTTAACTGTAATACACCAGAAGATTGGCTGCGCTTAGAATAA
- a CDS encoding transposase — MGFYIQFLHRCRKGEKKKGYPQFKKHCRSVEYKVSGWKLSEDCMKITFTGGFNAGSFSLYCNKETREDLFRLKINRVRVVRRADGYYAQFCFDADRKEQGEYTGNVVGLDLGLKYFTKDQNDNAVIYPQFLRKSERKLKKAQKRLSKKFVKGAKPQSNNYHKARKRLGKTHLKIQRQRQDWAIKQARNVVASNDVVVYEDLKVSNMVKNHHLAKSISDASWYQFTQWLDYYGKIWDKAVVAVSPHYTSQDCSNCGHRAKKSLSTGTHSCPNCGIEICRDTNAAINILKKGMGILGRSWQNSTFGQKESASEEGKHRERTISIIEGKPTIVSGSL, encoded by the coding sequence TTGGGCTTCTATATCCAGTTTCTACATCGTTGTAGAAAAGGAGAAAAGAAAAAAGGTTATCCCCAGTTTAAAAAACATTGTCGCTCTGTAGAATATAAAGTCTCAGGATGGAAGTTGTCCGAGGATTGCATGAAAATCACTTTCACTGGTGGTTTTAATGCTGGTTCCTTTTCCCTATATTGCAACAAAGAAACGAGAGAAGACCTGTTTCGATTAAAAATTAATCGGGTTCGAGTGGTGAGAAGAGCAGATGGCTATTATGCTCAGTTCTGCTTTGACGCTGACCGCAAAGAGCAAGGGGAATATACGGGTAACGTTGTCGGATTGGATTTGGGATTAAAATATTTCACCAAAGACCAAAACGATAATGCCGTAATCTATCCCCAGTTCTTAAGAAAATCTGAGCGTAAACTAAAAAAGGCTCAAAAACGCTTAAGCAAAAAGTTTGTAAAAGGGGCTAAACCCCAATCCAATAACTACCATAAAGCACGAAAAAGACTGGGTAAAACCCATCTTAAAATTCAACGCCAACGGCAAGATTGGGCAATTAAGCAAGCCCGAAACGTGGTGGCATCTAACGATGTCGTGGTGTATGAAGATTTAAAGGTGTCGAATATGGTCAAGAATCATCACTTGGCTAAGTCAATTTCTGATGCTAGTTGGTATCAATTCACCCAGTGGTTAGACTACTACGGGAAAATCTGGGACAAAGCAGTGGTGGCGGTTTCACCTCACTACACTTCTCAAGATTGTTCTAATTGTGGGCATCGGGCGAAAAAGTCATTGAGTACCGGGACTCATTCATGTCCCAATTGTGGAATAGAAATTTGTCGTGATACAAATGCGGCAATTAACATCCTTAAAAAGGGAATGGGAATTCTGGGAAGGTCATGGCAAAACAGTACCTTTGGGCAAAAGGAATCTGCCTCGGAAGAGGGAAAGCATAGG